From Micromonospora sp. NBC_01699, a single genomic window includes:
- a CDS encoding bifunctional aldolase/short-chain dehydrogenase has protein sequence MGTHPEVAALLSRSHRIGADRRNTNFGGGNVSVKASGDDPVTGAPVELMWVKGSGGDIGTLTEAGLAVLRLDRLRALVDVYPGVEREDEMVAAFDYCLHGRGGAAPSIDTAMHGLVDAPHVDHLHPDAGIALATAVDGEELTRRCFGDRVVWVPWRRPGFQLGLDIATLARENPQAIGVILGGHGITAWGATSEECEARSLEIIATAERFLAEHGRPEPFGPVLPGHAALPAEQRRAKAAALAPIIRGLASTDARQVGHFSDDEAVLDFLSRAEHPRLAALGTSCPDHFLRTKVRPLVLDLPADAPLEQAVARLRELHEAYRKDYRAYYDRYAEPDSPAIRGADPAIVLVPGVGMFSFGKDKQTARVAAEYYLNAVNVMRGAEAVSSYAPIDESEKFRIEYWLLEEAKLRRLPAPKPLAGRVALVTGGGSGIGAAIARRLGAEGAAVVVADRDGAAAASVAAEIGNTDRAVPVTVDVTDGAAIEAAFASAALAFGGVDLVVNNAGLSVSKSLLDTTEADWDLQHDVMAKGSFLVSRAAARLLIDQGTGGDLIYIVSKNAVFAGPNNVAYGAAKADQAHQVRLLAAELGTYGIRVNGVNPDGVVRGSGIFAGGWGAKRAAVYGVPEEDLGAFYAQRTLLKREVLPEHVANAVFALTGGNLSHTTGLHVPVDAGVAAAFLR, from the coding sequence ATGGGTACGCATCCGGAGGTGGCCGCGCTGCTCTCGCGCAGTCACCGGATCGGCGCCGACCGGCGCAACACCAACTTCGGCGGGGGCAACGTCTCGGTCAAGGCCAGCGGCGACGACCCGGTCACCGGTGCGCCGGTCGAGCTGATGTGGGTCAAGGGCTCCGGCGGCGACATCGGCACCCTGACCGAGGCCGGGCTGGCGGTGCTGCGGCTGGACCGGCTCCGGGCCCTGGTCGACGTCTACCCGGGCGTCGAGCGCGAGGACGAGATGGTCGCCGCGTTCGACTACTGCCTGCACGGCAGGGGCGGTGCCGCGCCGTCGATCGACACCGCCATGCACGGCCTGGTCGACGCCCCCCACGTCGACCACCTGCACCCGGACGCCGGCATCGCGTTGGCCACCGCCGTCGACGGCGAGGAACTGACCCGCCGCTGCTTCGGCGACCGGGTGGTCTGGGTGCCGTGGCGCCGGCCCGGCTTCCAACTCGGCCTGGACATCGCCACCCTGGCCCGGGAGAACCCGCAGGCCATCGGGGTCATCCTCGGCGGGCACGGGATCACCGCCTGGGGTGCCACCAGCGAGGAGTGCGAGGCCCGCTCGCTGGAGATCATCGCCACCGCCGAGCGGTTCCTGGCCGAGCACGGCCGACCCGAGCCGTTCGGCCCGGTCCTGCCCGGCCATGCCGCGCTGCCGGCCGAGCAGCGCCGGGCGAAGGCCGCCGCGCTGGCCCCGATCATCCGGGGCCTGGCCAGCACCGACGCCCGGCAGGTCGGCCATTTCAGCGATGACGAGGCGGTGCTGGACTTCCTGTCCCGCGCCGAACACCCCCGGCTGGCCGCGCTCGGCACCTCCTGCCCGGACCACTTCCTGCGGACCAAGGTCCGGCCGCTGGTGCTCGACCTGCCGGCGGACGCACCGCTGGAGCAGGCGGTGGCCCGGCTGCGCGAGCTGCACGAGGCGTACCGCAAGGACTACCGGGCCTACTACGACCGGTACGCCGAGCCCGACTCCCCCGCCATCCGGGGCGCCGACCCGGCGATCGTGCTGGTCCCCGGCGTCGGCATGTTCAGCTTCGGCAAGGACAAGCAGACCGCGCGGGTGGCGGCCGAGTACTACCTCAACGCGGTCAACGTGATGCGCGGCGCCGAGGCGGTCTCCAGCTACGCGCCGATCGACGAGTCGGAGAAGTTCCGGATCGAGTACTGGCTGCTCGAAGAGGCGAAACTGCGCCGGCTGCCGGCGCCGAAACCGCTCGCCGGCCGGGTCGCGCTGGTCACCGGCGGCGGCTCCGGCATCGGGGCGGCGATCGCCCGCCGGCTCGGCGCCGAGGGCGCGGCCGTCGTGGTCGCCGACCGGGACGGCGCCGCCGCCGCGAGCGTGGCGGCCGAGATCGGCAACACCGACCGGGCGGTCCCGGTCACCGTGGACGTCACCGACGGCGCGGCGATCGAGGCCGCGTTCGCCTCGGCGGCACTCGCCTTCGGCGGCGTCGACCTGGTGGTCAACAACGCCGGGCTGTCGGTGTCGAAGTCGCTGCTGGACACCACCGAGGCCGACTGGGACCTGCAACACGACGTGATGGCGAAGGGCTCGTTCCTGGTGTCCCGGGCCGCCGCGAGGCTGCTGATCGACCAGGGCACCGGCGGCGACCTGATCTACATCGTCAGCAAGAACGCCGTCTTCGCCGGCCCGAACAACGTCGCGTACGGGGCGGCCAAGGCCGATCAGGCGCACCAGGTCCGGTTGCTCGCCGCCGAACTCGGCACGTACGGCATCCGGGTCAACGGGGTCAACCCGGACGGTGTGGTCCGGGGGTCGGGCATCTTCGCCGGTGGCTGGGGCGCGAAACGGGCCGCGGTGTACGGCGTACCGGAGGAGGACCTGGGCGCGTTCTACGCCCAGCGGACCCTGCTGAAGCGGGAGGTGCTGCCGGAGCACGTGGCCAACGCGGTCTTCGCACTCACCGGCGGGAACCTGTCGCACACCACCGGGCTGCACGTGCCGGTTGACGCCGGCGTGGCCGCCGCCTTCCTGCGCTGA
- the rhaI gene encoding L-rhamnose isomerase — translation MTATAASPEVRAALRGQRIEVPSWAYGNSGTRFKVFSQPGVPRTPQEKIADAAQVHAYTGIAPIVSLHIPWDRVDDYSKLAAYAADLGVRIGAINANVFQDDDYRLGSVTNPDPAIRRKALRHLLDCVDIMDATGSRDLKLWFSDGTNYPGQDDIRSRQDRLAEALAATYDRIGEHQRILLEYKLFEPAFYVTDVPDWGTAYAHCLKLGERAQVVIDTGHHAPGTNIEFIVAFLLREGRLGAFDFNSRFYADDDLMVGAADPFQLFRIMHEIVRADALRVESGVNFMLDQCHNIEPKIPGQIRSVLNVQEATAKALIVDAGALAAAQAAGDVLGANAVLMDAYNTDVRPLLREIRAEQGLDPDPMAAYARSGYAEKIAAERVGGQQAGWGA, via the coding sequence GTGACCGCCACCGCAGCCTCGCCGGAGGTCCGGGCCGCCCTGCGCGGCCAGCGAATCGAGGTGCCCTCCTGGGCGTACGGCAACTCGGGCACCCGCTTCAAGGTGTTCTCCCAGCCCGGCGTGCCGCGTACGCCGCAGGAGAAGATCGCCGACGCGGCGCAGGTGCACGCGTACACCGGGATCGCGCCGATCGTCTCGCTGCACATCCCGTGGGACCGGGTCGACGACTACAGCAAGCTCGCCGCCTACGCCGCCGACCTCGGGGTACGGATCGGCGCGATCAACGCGAACGTGTTCCAGGACGACGACTACCGGCTCGGCAGCGTCACCAACCCCGACCCGGCGATCCGGCGCAAGGCCCTTCGCCACCTGCTCGACTGCGTCGACATCATGGACGCCACCGGCTCGCGGGACCTGAAGCTATGGTTCTCCGACGGCACCAACTACCCCGGCCAGGACGACATCCGCTCCCGGCAGGACCGGCTCGCCGAGGCACTTGCCGCCACCTACGACCGGATCGGCGAGCACCAGCGGATCCTGCTGGAGTACAAGCTGTTCGAGCCGGCGTTCTACGTCACCGACGTACCGGACTGGGGCACCGCGTACGCGCACTGCCTCAAGCTCGGCGAACGGGCCCAGGTGGTGATCGACACCGGGCACCACGCCCCCGGCACGAACATCGAGTTCATCGTGGCGTTCCTGCTGCGCGAGGGCCGGCTCGGGGCGTTCGACTTCAACTCCCGGTTCTACGCCGACGACGACCTGATGGTCGGCGCGGCGGACCCGTTCCAGCTGTTCCGGATCATGCACGAGATCGTCCGGGCGGACGCCCTGCGGGTGGAGTCCGGGGTGAACTTCATGCTCGACCAGTGCCACAACATCGAGCCGAAGATCCCCGGCCAGATCCGCTCGGTGCTCAACGTCCAGGAGGCCACCGCCAAGGCGCTGATCGTCGACGCCGGGGCGCTGGCCGCCGCGCAGGCCGCCGGTGACGTACTCGGCGCCAACGCGGTGCTGATGGACGCGTACAACACCGACGTCCGGCCACTGCTGCGCGAGATCCGGGCCGAGCAGGGCCTCGACCCGGACCCGATGGCCGCGTACGCCCGGTCCGGTTACGCCGAGAAGATCGCCGCCGAGCGGGTCGGCGGACAGCAGGCCGGCTGGGGCGCATGA
- a CDS encoding L-rhamnose mutarotase translates to MRRVCFVLRVRPDRLTEYTARHAAVWPDMLAALRSAGWYDYSIFLHTDGLLVGHFRTDDLAQSLAAMERTEVNARWQAEMAPFFEGLDGRRPDEGFTVLTEIFNLDAQLDALTADGSAPIPVRPASDPAASVPDSTQELS, encoded by the coding sequence GTGCGGAGAGTCTGCTTCGTCCTACGGGTACGACCCGATCGGCTGACCGAGTACACCGCGCGGCACGCCGCCGTCTGGCCGGACATGCTGGCCGCGCTCCGGTCCGCCGGTTGGTACGACTACTCGATCTTCCTGCACACCGACGGCCTGCTGGTCGGGCACTTCCGTACCGACGACCTGGCGCAGTCGCTCGCCGCGATGGAACGTACCGAGGTCAACGCGCGGTGGCAGGCGGAGATGGCGCCGTTCTTCGAGGGACTCGACGGGCGCCGCCCGGACGAGGGATTCACCGTGCTGACGGAGATCTTCAACCTCGACGCGCAACTCGACGCGCTCACCGCCGACGGATCCGCGCCCATCCCCGTCCGGCCCGCTTCCGATCCCGCCGCATCCGTACCCGATTCCACACAGGAGCTATCGTGA